One Setaria viridis chromosome 5, Setaria_viridis_v4.0, whole genome shotgun sequence genomic region harbors:
- the LOC117857763 gene encoding protein JINGUBANG, with amino-acid sequence MAMRDQDRVVMSAPLQPRPAHLSSSSFSSTSSFGSTSSSSSFTDAAASPPPMPPPQRGGCKALAVLRDHPGSVSCLSLCGEFLLSACTGADIVAWQQPDLRRFARFGHGEGSVKALAAAGGRVFSAHQDGRVRVWRVSRRSENAFKLVAALPTARDYLGRIFRQASYVQTRRNHRRLWIEHADSISCLAVHDGVLYSGSWDKTLKVWRTADLKCLESIRAHDDAVNAVAADGGVVYSASADGRVKAWEKGKASHFLQGVLVARDGVSWNALAVGADHRVYAAGSDGHVVGWDRLGSRSAARWTLACDVKAHDMAVLCICIVRDLVCTGSADKTIGLWGRQSSGELAKVGTIGGHEGPVKCLQASWCRVSNGCMVYSGSLDKSIRVWWVPGGLDGNDQQQQQQDKCFFKDQNQNDKASLFLR; translated from the coding sequence ATGGCAATGCGGGACCAAGACCGCGTCGTGATGTCCGCGCCCCTGCAACCGAGGCCCGCgcacctctcctcctcctccttctcctccacctcctccttcggctccacgtcgtcgtcgtcctccttcacggacgccgccgcctcgccgccgccgatgccgccgccgcagcggggcGGGTGCAAGGCGCTCGCGGTGCTGCGGGACCACCCGGGCTCCGTCTCCTGCCTCTCGCTCTGCGGGGAGTTCCTGCTCAGCGCCTGCACGGGCGCCGACATCGTCGCGTGGCAGCAGCCGGACCTCCGCCGCTTCGCACGGTTCGGCCACGGGGAGGGGTCCGTcaaggcgctggcggcggcgggcgggcgcgtcTTCTCCGCCCACCAGGACGGCCGCGTCCGGGTCTGGCGCGTGTCGCGCCGCTCCGAGAACGCATTCAAGCTCGTCGCCGCGCTGCCCACCGCCAGGGACTACCTGGGACGGATCTTCCGGCAGGCGAGCTACGTCCAGACCCGCCGCAACCACCGCCGCCTCTGGATCGAGCACGCCGACAGCATCTCATGCCTCGCCGTCCACGACGGCGTCCTCTACTCGGGGTCCTGGGACAAGACGCTCAAGGTCTGGCGCACCGCCGACCTCAAGTGCCTCGAGTCCATCCGCGCCCACGACGACGCAGtcaacgccgtcgccgccgacggcggcgtcgtCTACTCGGCCTCCGCCGACGGCCGCGTCAAGGCCTGGGAGAAAGGCAAGGCCTCGCATTTCCTCCAGGGCGTCCTCGTCGCCCGCGACGGCGTCTCCTGGAACGCCCTCGCGGTCGGCGCCGACCACCGGGTGTACGCCGCGGGATCGGACGGCCACGTCGTCGGGTGGGACCGGCTCGGCAGCAGGAGCGCCGCCCGGTGGACCCTCGCGTGCGACGTCAAGGCGCACGACATGGCCGTGCTCTGCATATGCATCGTCAGAGACCTCGTGTGCACTGGCTCCGCCGACAAGACCATCGGCCTGTGGGGCCGGCAGAGCAGCGGCGAGCTCGCCAAGGTGGGCACCATCGGAGGCCACGAAGGTCCAGTCAAATGCCTGCAGGCTTCCTGGTGCAGGGTGAGCAATGGCTGCATGGTGTACAGCGGGAGCCTTGACAAGAGCATCAGAGTTTGGTGGGTGCCCGGTGGTTTGGACGGCAatgatcagcagcagcagcagcaagacaAGTGCTTCTTCAAGGATCAGAATCAGAATGACAAGGCCTCTCTGTTCTTGAGATGA
- the LOC117857776 gene encoding NAC domain-containing protein 48, whose translation MEHEEVNLSAEAEEAEDQQAAGDIVVDGFDPTEDELVLHFLRPQLRGFPPRVAGAVLEADPCGAAPWELLARYGLREQGHFFAARGRRRPFVRRAVAGAGAWMHSSTRAGRSVTDLGVVVRWSRVKFCFYTRGGAGGAGAGQQRSTGWVMDEYEITDPGCYRRRDEEGEEDEYWVLCRVRKSKRPVPEAAKPASPPARQRWRKLAKLETDSGVKAKVSRPLRT comes from the coding sequence ATGGAGCATGAGGAGGTGAATCTGAGcgccgaggcggaggaagcggaggacCAGCAGGCCGCCGGCGACATCGTCGTCGACGGGTTCGACCCGACGGAGGACGAGCTGGTGCTCCACTTCCTGCGCCCGCAGCTGCGCGGGTTCCCGCCGCGCGTGGCGGGCGCCGTGCTGGAGGCGGACCCGTGCGGCGCGGCGCCGTGGGAGCTGCTGGCCCGGTACGGCCTGCGGGAGCAGGGCCACTTCttcgcggcgcgcgggcggcgtcgTCCCTTCGTGCGGCGCGCcgtggcgggcgcgggggcctGGATGCACAGCTccacccgcgccggccggtCCGTGACGGACCTCGGCGTCGTGGTGCGGTGGAGCCGGGTCAAGTTCTGCTTCTACAcgcggggcggcgccggcggcgccggcgccgggcagcAGCGGAGCACCGGGTGGGTGATGGATGAGTACGAGATCACGGACCCGGGGTGCTACCGCCGCCGCgacgaggaaggggaggaggacgagTACTGGGTGCTCTGCCGCGTCAGGAAGAGCAAGAGACCCGTGCCGGAGGCGGCGAAGCCGGCCTCCCCTCCTGCCAGACAGCGGTGGCGCAAGCTCGCCAAGCTGGAAACGGATTCGGGAGTGAAGGCGAAGGTCTCGCGGCCGCTGCGCACGTGA